The Deltaproteobacteria bacterium genome has a window encoding:
- a CDS encoding VOC family protein, translating to MNITGMMHVNVNCSDYERSRKFYEFLGFKVLWEVPTHNTPEVAAAVGMPPYEVRGALLQLAGSPTTPLIDLLEWKEPRDSEAPYPHLYHLGIARIALLTANIEADVQALKALGVEFLSEPVLLSPPDAPPARFVCFKDPGGTILELVETNPPRERQG from the coding sequence ATGAACATTACCGGAATGATGCATGTCAATGTCAATTGCAGCGATTATGAACGGTCTCGCAAGTTTTACGAGTTTCTCGGATTCAAAGTCTTGTGGGAAGTGCCCACTCACAATACGCCGGAAGTAGCGGCGGCTGTCGGCATGCCACCCTACGAGGTCCGCGGCGCGCTGCTGCAATTGGCTGGGTCGCCGACAACCCCTCTCATCGATCTATTGGAGTGGAAAGAGCCCCGTGATAGTGAAGCGCCCTATCCACACCTCTATCACCTCGGGATTGCTCGGATTGCCTTGCTCACCGCGAATATAGAGGCAGATGTGCAAGCGTTGAAAGCTCTGGGGGTCGAGTTTCTCTCCGAGCCTGTGTTATTGAGTCCCCCAGATGCGCCGCCCGCCCGGTTTGTGTGTTTCAAGGATCCAGGCGGCACCATCTTGGAACTAGTGGAAACGAACCCGCCACGAGAAAGGCAAGGTTGA